One genomic region from Pantoea alfalfae encodes:
- the arnF gene encoding 4-amino-4-deoxy-L-arabinose-phosphoundecaprenol flippase subunit ArnF, with protein MKGYGWVACSVLLVSAAQLMMRWAMPRLPDASSIVSLPAVAILPALLLLAGLGAYGVSMLCWIRALHYFPLNRVYPLLSLSYVLVWLVAVCVPVFHEAFSWHSLAGVAIIVIGLLCIVVKP; from the coding sequence ATGAAAGGGTATGGATGGGTCGCCTGCAGCGTGCTGCTGGTCTCAGCGGCACAGCTGATGATGCGCTGGGCGATGCCGCGGCTGCCCGATGCCAGCAGCATTGTGTCTCTGCCTGCTGTTGCCATACTGCCCGCCTTGCTGCTGCTGGCCGGGCTGGGCGCGTATGGTGTCTCGATGCTTTGCTGGATTCGCGCGCTGCACTATTTTCCGCTGAATCGGGTCTATCCGCTGCTCAGCCTGAGTTACGTGCTGGTCTGGCTGGTGGCGGTCTGCGTGCCGGTATTCCATGAGGCGTTCAGCTGGCATAGCCTGGCGGGCGTAGCGATTATTGTTATCGGGCTGCTGTGCATTGTGGTTAAGCCCTGA